A genomic segment from Corylus avellana chromosome ca5, CavTom2PMs-1.0 encodes:
- the LOC132180317 gene encoding uncharacterized protein LOC132180317, with translation MRGRSSKQETKAGVELDKLGELKEETHLSGPYIRSLVKQLTSSGTKDPMKPKDPDCSVDGLHSQNLAKFDEGSIETHQAEQPPQPQQHKKQVRRRLHTSRPYQERLLNMAEARREIVTALKFHRAAMKQQQQQQQLQEEQQQQSPPLQPQSSPHPCFDQEEGRIKSSRRNPRVYPSSTANFCHYLDNLSYSHPPFAPYPLSWPAASPPFAPPSCADTLNFTLPNQPLGLNLNFRDFCNFETNNRNTPPLHSSSSPSSSSFPNLSVATDQEVPSAPISQQEAGAPALADAMDPTVAAGGDAGGGLHAAMDDEEMAEIRSIGEQHQMEWNDTMNLATSAWWFKFLKTMELGSPDVKVEADDEYHPFHEVMEFSAGFDANESCFQQHLYDYGSEDYFQDPALSCMDIGEIEGMDEEWLA, from the coding sequence atgaGGGGTCGATCTTCAAAACAAGAAACTAAAGCAGGGGTGGAATTAGATAAGCTTGGGGAGCTCAAAGAGGAAACTCATCTCTCTGGTCCTTATATCCGCAGCCTAGTGAAACAACTTACCTCTTCAGGAACCAAAGATCCCATGAAGCCCAAAGACCCAGATTGTAGTGTTGATGGTTTACATAGCCAGAATTTAGCAAAATTTGATGAAGGTTCCATTGAAACCCACCAAGCAGAGCAGCCCCCACAACCTcaacaacacaaaaaacaagTTAGGAGGAGACTCCACACCAGCAGGCCATACCAAGAAAGGCTTCTTAACATGGCTGAGGCTAGGAGAGAGATCGTCACTGCTCTTAAATTTCACAGGGCAGCTatgaaacaacaacaacagcagcaaCAACTACAAGAAGAACAACAGCAACAATCACCCCCACTGCAGCCTCAATCATCCCCCCACCCATGTTTTGATCAAGAAGAAGGAAGGATCAAATCTAGTAGGAGAAATCCTAGAGTATACCCATCAAGCACAGCCAATTTTTGTCACTATCTAGACAATCTTTCCTACTCTCATCCTCCTTTTGCTCCATATCCTTTGTCCTGGCCTGCTGCTTCCCCCCCATTTGCTCCTCCATCTTGTGCTGACACTCTCAATTTTACACTCCCAAACCAGCCCTTAGGCCTGAATCTCAATTTTCGTGATTTTTGCAACTTCGAAACAAACAATAGAAACACTCCACCACTGCACTCATCCTCATCTCCATCATCATCCTCGTTCCCCAATCTTTCTGTAGCCACTGATCAGGAAGTTCCCTCAGCTCCAATATCACAGCAGGAAGCGGGGGCTCCTGCACTGGCAGATGCCATGGACCCCACTGTTGCAGCTGGGGGTGATGCTGGAGGAGGCTTGCATGCAGCCATGGACGATGAGGAGATGGCAGAGATCAGATCGATAGGAGAGCAGCATCAGATGGAATGGAATGACACAATGAATTTGGCCACATCAGCATGGTGGTTCAAGTTTTTGAAGACCATGGAACTTGGGAGCCCAGATGTTAAAGTTGAAGCTGATGATGAATACCATCCATTTCATGAAGTCATGGAATTCTCAGCTGGGTTCGATGCAAATGAGAGCTGCTTCCAACAACATTTATATGATTATGGCTCAGAGGACTACTTCCAAGATCCTGCCTTGTCATG